DNA sequence from the bacterium genome:
TCCTTTTGCTTTTGTTCTTATTTAGAAGCGTGATGAGATTAGAAAAAGAAAATGAGAGGCTTTTAAAAAATAATGAGGAGCTTTTAAAGATGCTTCTTGAGAGGAGGTAAAATATGGGAATTAAGGAGATAATTGAAATAGCATTATTGGTTGTGGCTATCGTAGTTGTTTATAAGACACAAAAATCCCTCAATAGAAGGGAGAAAAAGATTGATGAAATAATCAACACAATTAGTCAATTAGCAAAGAGCTAAGAGGAGGTAAAAAGATGAAAAAGCTATTTTTGGTAGCAGTTTTAGGGTTAGTAGGGAGCGTGAGCTTTGCTAAGGAAGCCGGCAAAACCGCTTTTGCCTTCCTAAAGCTTGGACAGGGTGCTAGAGTAAATGGAATGGGTGAGGCATTTGTTGGCTTAGCCGATGACATAAATGCCCTTTATTGGAATCCAGCCGGTCTTTCTCAATTAAATGATAGAGAGGCATCCTTTATGTTCCTTAAGCCATTTTCTGAGATCTCTGGCTTAGGCTATGGCTATCTATCAGGTGTTTTTCCCACCCATAAGGCAATATTTGCCACATCTATCTCTTACCTTGACTATGGAAAAGAAGACAAATACGATGCAAGTGCAAATCCAGAGGGAACCTGGGATGCCTGTGATCTCTCCCTTTCCTTTGGTCTGGGTGGAAAAATGCCCGATGAAAACATTGCTTTAGGCTTATCCCTTAAGGCAATCTATGGAGAAATAGATAATAGCGATGCCTACGGATTCTGTTGTGATGCGGGAATGCTCTATAAACCAAAGATTAAAGGAATGAAAATCGGTGCGGTAATAAAAAACATCGGCACAAGGATAAAGTTTGAAAAGGAATCAGATCCCCTTCCTTTAAGCTTAAAACTTGGTCTTTCCTATCTTCTTCCCAAAACCCTTGCCCCCATTACCATTGTTTTAGATGGAACCCTTTCCAATGACAACGACCCCTACATAAACATCGGTGGAGAATATGATTATAGAAAGGCATTGGCAATAAGGCTTGGCTTTAAATCAGGTTCCCAAGACGAAGGCTCAGGTTTAACCACTGGCTTTGGCATCAAACAAAAGAGATTCTCCTTCGACTTTGCCTTCCAACCATCTGGAGAGCTTGGAAATTCCTACTTTGTCTCTTTGTCTTCAAAATATTAAGCTTACCCCATTTCAGAAAAGGGTCTATAAGGCTGTCTTATCTATTCCAAAAGGAGAAACAAGAACATACGAATGGGTTGCCCAAAGAATAGGAAATCCAAAGGCAGCCAGGGCGGTGGGAAATGCCCTTTCAAAAAATCCTTGCCCAATTATCATTCCTTGTCATAGAATAATAAGAAAGAACGGGAAATTAGGGGGATATATTAGGGGCAAGGAAGAGAAAATGGCTCTTTTAAAGAAAGAAGAAGCGCCTGTAGCTCAGTATGGAAGAGCGGCGGTTTCCTAAACCGTGTCTGCCGTAGGTTCAAGTCCTATCAGGCGCAAAAACAGCATCATTGTTTTCCTTAAGATTATCTAAATACATACATTTTATAAAGCGTTATGGAATTAACTATAGTGATGTTTTGCATTTTATTTCCTATCCTTTGAGAATTTCATTTATATTGTCTGCCTCAAGAATCTCTTTTTCAATAAGGGATTGGGTTAGCTTTTCAAGTTTTTCTCTATTTTCACAGATAATCTTTGATGCGCGGGTATATGAATCCCTGACAATCTTTTCAATCTCCCTATCTATCTTTCCTGCAATCTCCTCACTATAATTCTTCTCTTTAAGAAAATCCCTTCCTAAAAATACCTCCTCATGCCTTCTTCCAAAGGTCAAAGGTCCAAGCTCAGACATTCCATATTCACAGACCATCTTCCTGGCAAGCTCGGTTGCCTTTTCCAAGTCATTCTGAGCTCCAGTGGTTATATCAGAAAACACAGCCTCCTCTGCACACCTTCCACCCAGAAGAACAGCCATCCTATCCAAAAGCTCTCCCTTTGTTACAATATACCTATCCTCAACAGGAAGCTGAAGGGTATAGCCCAATGCAGATACACCCCTTGGCATAATGGAGATTTTGTGAACAGGGTCAGAGCCTGGGATAAAATGGGAAACCAGGGCATGGCCTGCCTCATGACAGGCAACAATCCTTTTCTCCTTTTCTGAGATTAGCCTGCTCCTCCTTTCAGGTCCTGCAATGACCCTGTCTATTGATTCCTCAAGCTCGCTTATGGTTATTCTCCTTTTCTTTCTCCTTGCCGCAAGTAAGGCTGCCTCATTTATAAGATTGGCAAGGTCTGAGCCAACAAAACCAGGCGTTCTCCTTGCTAGAACCTTAAAGTCTATCCCTTTTGCAAATCGCTTTCCCTTTGCATGAACCTTCAGTATTCCTTCCCTGGCGATAATATCTGGTGCATCAACCACAATATGCCTGTCAAATCTTCCTGGACGAAGCAAGGCGGGGTCTAGGACATCGGGTCTATTAGTTGCGGCAATAACAATCAAGCCATCATGGCTATGAAAACCATCCATTCCAACCAGCAATTGATTTAGGGTTTGCTCCCTCTCATCATGACCTCCACCCAGACCAGCTCCCCTCTGCCTTCCCACTGCATCTATTTCATCAATGAATATAATACAGGGTGTATGCTTTCTTCCCTGTTCAAACAAATCCCTAACCCTTGCTGCACCAACACCAACAAAGATTTCAACAAAATCAGAGCCAGAAACAGAGAAGAATTTAACACCTGCCTCTCCAGCCACTGCCTTTGCTAATAAGGTCTTTCCTGTTCCCGGAGGGCCTACAAGCAAAATGCCCTTTGGAATCCTTGCCCCCAATTTCTGAAACCTCTTTGGGTCTTTTAAAAACTCAATTATCTCAACCAGTTCCTGCTTTGCCTCCTCAACCCCTGCAACATCCTTAAATGTTATAGATTCCTCTGTCTTTGCAAATAGCTTTGCCCTTGATCTGGTAAATGAAAATGGATTCTCTCCACCTGGTCCCCTTACATTTCTAAATAAGAGAAACCAGAAGATAAAGATAAAAAAGATTGTGGGAATAACCGTCTGCCAAAAAAAGTTAATGAATGAGTGAAAGGGGGATATATCCTCTCCTTTAAAGCTGACATTGTTTTCCTTAAGAAAGTTTATAAGGTTTTCATCCTTGTAGGGAATCTGGGTTGTAAATAGGGAAACCTTTTTTCCAGAAACAATCTTTCCCTTAATCTGGCTATCAATAATAATTACTTCGGGAATTACCCCCTTTTCTACGGATTTTAAGAAATCGGAATATGGGATAATTTCTGGTTTCTCTGGAATTT
Encoded proteins:
- a CDS encoding PorV/PorQ family protein gives rise to the protein MKKLFLVAVLGLVGSVSFAKEAGKTAFAFLKLGQGARVNGMGEAFVGLADDINALYWNPAGLSQLNDREASFMFLKPFSEISGLGYGYLSGVFPTHKAIFATSISYLDYGKEDKYDASANPEGTWDACDLSLSFGLGGKMPDENIALGLSLKAIYGEIDNSDAYGFCCDAGMLYKPKIKGMKIGAVIKNIGTRIKFEKESDPLPLSLKLGLSYLLPKTLAPITIVLDGTLSNDNDPYINIGGEYDYRKALAIRLGFKSGSQDEGSGLTTGFGIKQKRFSFDFAFQPSGELGNSYFVSLSSKY
- the ftsH gene encoding ATP-dependent zinc metalloprotease FtsH, producing MLKKILLWSFGIAIIILIFYNTKIEIPEKPEIIPYSDFLKSVEKGVIPEVIIIDSQIKGKIVSGKKVSLFTTQIPYKDENLINFLKENNVSFKGEDISPFHSFINFFWQTVIPTIFFIFIFWFLLFRNVRGPGGENPFSFTRSRAKLFAKTEESITFKDVAGVEEAKQELVEIIEFLKDPKRFQKLGARIPKGILLVGPPGTGKTLLAKAVAGEAGVKFFSVSGSDFVEIFVGVGAARVRDLFEQGRKHTPCIIFIDEIDAVGRQRGAGLGGGHDEREQTLNQLLVGMDGFHSHDGLIVIAATNRPDVLDPALLRPGRFDRHIVVDAPDIIAREGILKVHAKGKRFAKGIDFKVLARRTPGFVGSDLANLINEAALLAARRKKRRITISELEESIDRVIAGPERRSRLISEKEKRIVACHEAGHALVSHFIPGSDPVHKISIMPRGVSALGYTLQLPVEDRYIVTKGELLDRMAVLLGGRCAEEAVFSDITTGAQNDLEKATELARKMVCEYGMSELGPLTFGRRHEEVFLGRDFLKEKNYSEEIAGKIDREIEKIVRDSYTRASKIICENREKLEKLTQSLIEKEILEADNINEILKG
- a CDS encoding MGMT family protein; protein product: MSLCLQNIKLTPFQKRVYKAVLSIPKGETRTYEWVAQRIGNPKAARAVGNALSKNPCPIIIPCHRIIRKNGKLGGYIRGKEEKMALLKKEEAPVAQYGRAAVS